A genomic region of Serratia fonticola contains the following coding sequences:
- the csdA gene encoding cysteine desulfurase CsdA, translated as MKPFEPLLFRSQFPALKQAGIYLDSAATALKPQAVIDATQQFYSADAATVHRSQHRAAQDLTFRFEQARQQVATLINAPNANDIVWARGTTEAINLVAQSYARPRLQPGDRILVSEAEHHANLIPWLMVAKQTGAQVVKLPLGDDYLPDLTQLPSLLNEKTRILALGQMSNVTGGCPDLALAIDLAHAVGAVVMIDGAQGIVHCPADMQQLDIDFYAFSGHKLYGPTGIGALYGKTELLAQMEPWQGGGKMLTQASFNGFTPQNPPHCFEAGTPNIAGVLGLAAALSWLEAQDRVAAEQYSCTLAQSAEQRLQQLPGFRSFRCSNSSLLAFDIAGVHHSDMVTLLAEQNIAVRAGQHCAQPLMAALGVSGTLRASFAPYNSQDDVDALVQALESAIELLAE; from the coding sequence ATGAAGCCTTTTGAGCCCCTCCTTTTCCGCAGCCAGTTTCCCGCGCTTAAACAGGCCGGTATTTATCTGGACAGTGCCGCTACGGCGTTAAAACCGCAGGCAGTGATTGATGCCACGCAGCAGTTTTACAGCGCAGATGCCGCTACCGTTCATCGCAGCCAGCACCGAGCCGCTCAGGATCTGACCTTCCGTTTTGAGCAGGCACGCCAACAGGTAGCAACCCTGATCAATGCCCCCAACGCGAACGATATCGTCTGGGCCCGAGGCACCACTGAGGCGATCAATCTGGTCGCGCAGAGCTACGCTCGTCCACGTCTGCAGCCTGGCGATCGCATTCTGGTCAGCGAAGCGGAGCATCATGCCAATCTGATCCCCTGGTTGATGGTGGCAAAACAAACCGGGGCCCAGGTAGTAAAACTGCCACTGGGTGATGACTATCTTCCTGATTTGACACAGCTCCCCAGCCTGTTAAATGAAAAAACCCGTATTCTGGCGCTAGGGCAAATGTCTAACGTCACCGGCGGTTGCCCTGATCTGGCCCTGGCAATCGACTTGGCGCATGCGGTTGGTGCGGTGGTGATGATCGATGGTGCACAGGGCATCGTGCACTGCCCGGCTGACATGCAACAGCTTGATATCGATTTCTACGCCTTCTCGGGCCATAAACTGTATGGCCCGACCGGTATTGGCGCGTTATATGGCAAGACTGAACTCCTGGCACAAATGGAGCCATGGCAAGGCGGGGGGAAAATGCTGACTCAGGCCTCATTCAACGGGTTTACGCCCCAAAATCCCCCTCACTGTTTTGAGGCCGGTACTCCCAATATTGCCGGTGTGCTTGGGCTGGCTGCAGCATTGAGTTGGCTGGAGGCGCAAGACAGGGTCGCTGCCGAACAGTACAGTTGTACACTGGCACAGAGCGCCGAACAGCGTTTGCAGCAGTTGCCAGGGTTCCGTAGTTTCCGTTGTAGCAATTCCAGCCTGTTGGCGTTTGATATTGCTGGCGTCCACCATAGCGATATGGTCACCTTGCTGGCAGAACAAAACATCGCCGTGCGGGCTGGCCAACATTGTGCACAGCCGTTGATGGCGGCATTAGGGGTCAGCGGAACGCTGCGCGCCTCGTTTGCGCCCTACAATTCGCAGGACGATGTTGATGCTTTGGTACAGGCTCTGGAGAGCGCCATCGAACTGCTGGCGGAATAA
- a CDS encoding YgdI/YgdR family lipoprotein has protein sequence MKKTAAVISALMLTFTLAACSSNYVMHTNDGRTIVADGKPKVDSDTGMISYKDANGVEQQINRADVKEMVENNQ, from the coding sequence ATGAAGAAAACAGCCGCAGTTATCTCTGCTCTGATGCTCACGTTTACGCTGGCCGCGTGTTCCAGTAACTACGTCATGCATACTAATGATGGACGCACGATTGTCGCTGATGGAAAACCAAAAGTGGATAGCGATACCGGGATGATCAGCTACAAAGATGCCAATGGTGTTGAGCAGCAGATTAACCGTGCCGATGTGAAAGAGATGGTGGAAAATAACCAGTAA
- a CDS encoding transcriptional regulator GcvA, whose protein sequence is MSKRLPPLNALRVFDAAARHLSFTKAAEELFVTQAAVSHQIKSLEDFLGLKLFRRRNRSLLLTEEGQSYYLDIKEIFTSINEATRKLQARSAKGALTVSLPPSFAIQWLVPRLSGFNSAYPGIDVRIQAVDREEDKLADDVDVAIFYGRGNWPGVRTERLYAEYLLPVCSPSLLAGDHALKAPDDLAYHTLLHDTSRRDWLAYTRQLGLQHINVQQGPIFSHSAMVVQAAVHGQGVALVNNVMAQTEIEAGRLVCPFNDVLVSKNAFYLVCHDSQAELGKIAAFRQWILARAASEQEKFRFRYEQ, encoded by the coding sequence ATGTCTAAACGCTTACCACCTCTCAATGCGCTGCGGGTTTTTGATGCCGCGGCACGTCATTTGAGTTTTACTAAAGCGGCAGAAGAGCTGTTTGTCACCCAGGCGGCAGTCAGTCACCAAATTAAATCGCTGGAGGATTTTCTTGGCCTGAAGCTGTTCCGGCGGCGCAACCGTTCACTGTTGTTGACAGAAGAAGGCCAAAGTTATTACCTCGATATCAAAGAGATTTTTACGTCGATTAATGAGGCGACGCGTAAACTTCAGGCGCGCAGTGCTAAAGGGGCGTTGACGGTCAGTTTACCGCCCAGTTTTGCCATTCAGTGGCTGGTGCCGCGTCTGTCTGGCTTTAACTCTGCTTATCCGGGAATCGATGTTCGTATACAGGCCGTTGACCGCGAAGAGGATAAGCTGGCGGACGACGTTGACGTCGCGATTTTTTATGGTCGCGGCAACTGGCCGGGGGTGCGTACCGAGCGTTTGTATGCGGAATATCTGCTGCCGGTCTGCTCCCCCAGTTTACTGGCCGGCGATCACGCGTTAAAGGCGCCGGACGATCTGGCTTATCATACGCTTCTGCACGATACTTCACGCCGCGACTGGCTGGCTTATACCCGTCAACTGGGGCTACAGCACATTAATGTCCAGCAGGGCCCGATCTTTAGCCATAGCGCTATGGTGGTTCAGGCCGCAGTTCATGGCCAAGGGGTTGCGCTGGTCAATAACGTGATGGCACAAACCGAAATTGAAGCCGGTCGGTTGGTATGTCCGTTTAACGATGTGCTGGTGAGTAAAAATGCTTTTTATCTGGTATGTCATGACAGCCAGGCAGAACTGGGTAAAATAGCCGCCTTTCGTCAATGGATCCTGGCGCGTGCGGCCAGCGAGCAGGAAAAATTCCGCTTTCGCTATGAACAATAA
- a CDS encoding DUF423 domain-containing protein, whose translation MSCRSMLIFAAISGFVFVALGAFGAHVLNGTLGVNEMAWIRTGLEYQGFHTLAILALAVAMQRRVSLWFYWSGALLALGTVLFSGSLYCLALSHLKVWVYVTPVGGTCFLIGWALMLIGALRLRKKAERHE comes from the coding sequence ATGAGTTGTCGTTCTATGCTGATTTTTGCTGCTATCAGCGGTTTTGTGTTTGTTGCACTGGGTGCCTTTGGTGCGCACGTTTTGAACGGCACTTTGGGCGTGAATGAAATGGCCTGGATCAGGACTGGGCTGGAGTATCAAGGCTTCCATACGTTGGCGATCCTGGCGCTGGCCGTTGCGATGCAGCGTCGGGTCAGCCTGTGGTTTTACTGGAGTGGGGCGTTATTGGCGCTCGGCACCGTGTTGTTCAGCGGCAGCCTGTATTGTCTGGCGCTGTCTCACCTGAAAGTTTGGGTTTATGTCACGCCGGTGGGAGGAACCTGCTTCCTGATCGGTTGGGCATTGATGTTAATTGGCGCTTTGCGTCTGAGGAAAAAGGCCGAGCGCCATGAATAA
- the rlmM gene encoding 23S rRNA (cytidine(2498)-2'-O)-methyltransferase RlmM — MNKIALYCRPGFEKECAAEITDRAAQLEVFGFARVKENSGYVLFECYQPDDADRLAKEIPFRELIFARQMIVVGELLRDLPPEDRVSPIVGMLIGVVDRGGELRVEVPDTNESKELMKFCRKLTVPLRAAMREQKVMMARENPSRPVVHVFFIAPGCCYVGYSYSNNNSPFYMGIPRLKFPSDAPSRSTLKLEEAFHVFIPADEWDERLSSGMHAVDLGACPGGWTYQLVKRSMMVHAVDNGPMAPSLMETGQVTHHRADGFKFEPTSSKIYWLVCDMVEKPAKVTSLMIQWLVKGWCREAIFNLKLPMKKRYEEVAQNLQSIREALAAADISAEVNAKQLYHDREEITVHVRRMWSAIPGRRDERD, encoded by the coding sequence ATGAATAAGATTGCGTTGTACTGCCGCCCTGGCTTTGAAAAAGAGTGTGCGGCGGAAATTACTGACAGGGCGGCCCAACTGGAAGTTTTTGGTTTTGCCCGGGTCAAAGAGAACAGCGGTTATGTGCTGTTTGAGTGCTATCAGCCGGACGATGCCGATCGTCTGGCAAAGGAAATTCCGTTCCGTGAGCTGATCTTTGCTCGCCAGATGATCGTGGTGGGGGAATTGCTCCGCGATCTGCCGCCGGAAGACCGTGTTTCGCCGATTGTCGGTATGTTGATCGGCGTGGTCGATCGCGGTGGCGAACTGCGGGTCGAAGTCCCGGATACCAATGAAAGCAAGGAGCTGATGAAGTTCTGCCGCAAGCTGACGGTGCCACTGCGTGCCGCCATGCGTGAACAGAAGGTGATGATGGCTCGTGAGAACCCAAGCCGCCCGGTGGTGCATGTGTTCTTCATCGCGCCAGGTTGCTGCTATGTAGGATACTCCTACAGCAACAATAACTCCCCCTTCTATATGGGCATCCCGCGCTTGAAGTTCCCGTCTGACGCGCCAAGCCGTTCAACGCTGAAGCTGGAAGAGGCTTTTCACGTTTTCATACCGGCAGATGAGTGGGATGAACGTTTGAGTAGTGGTATGCATGCGGTCGATCTCGGTGCGTGCCCTGGTGGTTGGACTTATCAGTTGGTTAAACGCAGCATGATGGTGCATGCAGTGGATAACGGACCGATGGCGCCTAGCTTGATGGAAACCGGGCAGGTTACCCATCATCGTGCTGATGGCTTCAAATTTGAACCCACCAGCAGCAAAATTTACTGGCTGGTGTGTGACATGGTGGAGAAGCCAGCAAAAGTCACCAGCCTGATGATCCAATGGCTGGTTAAAGGTTGGTGCCGTGAGGCGATCTTTAACCTCAAGTTGCCGATGAAGAAGCGTTATGAAGAAGTCGCTCAGAATCTGCAAAGTATCCGCGAGGCCTTGGCGGCAGCGGATATTAGCGCTGAGGTGAATGCCAAGCAGCTGTATCACGATCGTGAAGAGATCACGGTACATGTGCGTCGCATGTGGTCGGCCATTCCTGGCCGCCGCGACGAGCGGGATTAA
- the xni gene encoding flap endonuclease Xni, with the protein MPIHLLIVDALNLIRRIHAVQGSPCVNACRHALQQLIQHSQPTHAVAVFDEDDRSDSWRHQILPDYKAGRSPMPENLQQEMPQLRQAFADLGVASWHSAGNEADDLAATLTAKIAAGGHQVTIVSTDKGYCQLLAPSVQIRDYFQKRWLDMPFVQQEFGVLPQQLPDYWGLAGISSSKIPGIAGIGPKTAVLLLQQMESLDGLYQHLEQVPEKWRGKLSQHRELAYISKRVATLRTDLTLEGNLQQLRLPIN; encoded by the coding sequence ATGCCGATACATTTACTGATTGTCGATGCCTTGAACCTGATCCGCCGCATCCATGCTGTGCAGGGCTCTCCTTGCGTGAACGCCTGCCGACATGCGCTGCAACAGCTGATTCAGCACAGCCAGCCAACACACGCCGTCGCGGTGTTCGACGAAGACGACCGCAGTGATAGTTGGCGCCACCAGATACTGCCCGATTACAAAGCCGGGCGTTCACCAATGCCTGAAAATCTGCAGCAGGAGATGCCGCAACTGCGCCAGGCATTTGCCGACCTGGGCGTCGCCAGTTGGCATTCTGCAGGCAATGAGGCTGATGACCTGGCGGCCACGCTAACGGCAAAAATCGCCGCAGGAGGCCATCAGGTAACCATTGTCTCCACCGACAAAGGTTATTGTCAGTTGCTGGCTCCCAGCGTACAGATTCGCGATTACTTCCAAAAACGCTGGCTGGATATGCCGTTTGTCCAGCAAGAGTTTGGCGTTCTGCCACAGCAATTGCCGGACTATTGGGGACTGGCAGGGATAAGCAGTAGCAAGATCCCCGGCATCGCCGGGATCGGGCCGAAAACAGCGGTATTATTGTTACAACAGATGGAAAGTCTGGATGGCCTGTACCAACATTTGGAACAGGTGCCCGAGAAGTGGCGCGGCAAGCTGTCGCAGCACCGTGAACTGGCTTATATCAGCAAGCGGGTTGCCACTTTACGCACCGATCTCACGCTGGAAGGTAACCTGCAGCAACTGCGCTTGCCAATAAATTAA
- the ppnN gene encoding nucleotide 5'-monophosphate nucleosidase PpnN produces the protein MITHISPLGSMDLLSQLEVDMLKRTASSDLYRLFRNCSLAVLNSGSQTDNSKQLLSRYETFDINVLRRERGVKLELVNPPEEAFVDGRIIRSLQANLFAVLRDILFVHGQLVNAGRFQHLNLESSSHITNLVFSILRNARTLHLDEDPNLVVCWGGHSINENEYLYARKVGSQLGLRELNICTGCGPGAMEAPMKGAAVGHAQQRYRNSRFIGMTEPSIIAAEPPNPLVNELVIMPDIEKRLEAFVRIAHGIIIFPGGVGTAEELLYLLGILMNPENSEQVLPLILTGPKESADYFRVLDEFIMNTLGDEARRHYTIIIDDPAEVARQMKKAMPLVKENRRNTGDAYSFNWSIRIAPDLQLPFEPSHENMANLNLYPNQPAEQLAAALRRAFSGIVAGNVKENGIHAIEKFGPYKLHGEPQMMKQMDSLLQGFVAQHRMKLPGSAYVPCYEIVA, from the coding sequence TTGATTACACATATCAGCCCGCTTGGTTCTATGGATTTGCTGTCACAGCTGGAAGTCGACATGCTGAAGCGTACCGCCAGCAGCGACCTGTACCGTTTGTTCCGTAACTGCTCCCTGGCGGTGTTAAACTCCGGCAGCCAGACCGATAACAGTAAACAGCTGTTGTCCCGCTATGAAACCTTCGATATCAACGTGCTGCGCCGCGAACGCGGGGTAAAGCTGGAACTGGTCAATCCGCCAGAAGAGGCCTTTGTTGATGGTCGCATCATTCGTTCATTGCAGGCTAACCTGTTTGCCGTACTGCGCGATATCCTGTTTGTACATGGACAACTGGTTAACGCCGGGCGCTTCCAGCACCTGAATCTGGAGAGTTCTTCTCATATCACCAACCTGGTGTTTTCCATCTTGCGTAACGCCCGCACGCTGCACCTTGACGAGGATCCTAACCTGGTGGTGTGCTGGGGGGGCCACTCAATTAATGAGAACGAATACCTGTATGCCCGTAAGGTCGGTAGCCAACTGGGCCTGCGTGAACTGAACATCTGTACTGGCTGTGGCCCGGGGGCCATGGAGGCACCAATGAAAGGGGCTGCCGTTGGCCACGCACAACAACGCTATCGCAACAGCCGTTTCATCGGTATGACCGAGCCATCCATTATTGCCGCCGAGCCGCCAAATCCGTTGGTGAACGAACTGGTGATCATGCCGGATATCGAAAAACGCCTGGAAGCCTTTGTGCGCATCGCACATGGCATCATCATTTTCCCTGGAGGGGTCGGTACCGCTGAGGAACTGCTCTACCTGCTGGGCATCCTGATGAACCCGGAAAACAGTGAGCAGGTTCTGCCGTTGATTCTTACCGGGCCAAAAGAAAGCGCAGATTACTTCCGTGTGCTGGACGAATTCATCATGAATACGTTGGGTGACGAGGCTCGCCGTCATTACACCATCATCATCGACGATCCGGCCGAAGTGGCCCGTCAGATGAAGAAGGCCATGCCGCTGGTGAAAGAGAACCGTCGCAACACTGGCGATGCCTACAGCTTTAACTGGTCGATTCGCATTGCGCCGGATCTGCAGTTACCGTTTGAACCTAGCCACGAAAACATGGCCAACCTGAATCTCTATCCAAATCAACCTGCAGAACAGTTGGCCGCAGCGCTGCGCCGCGCCTTCTCTGGTATCGTAGCAGGTAACGTGAAAGAGAACGGCATTCATGCCATCGAAAAGTTTGGCCCATATAAGCTGCATGGCGAACCACAGATGATGAAGCAGATGGACAGTCTGTTACAGGGTTTTGTTGCCCAACACCGGATGAAGCTGCCGGGAAGCGCTTACGTTCCCTGTTATGAAATCGTAGCCTGA
- the queF gene encoding NADPH-dependent 7-cyano-7-deazaguanine reductase QueF (Catalyzes the NADPH-dependent reduction of 7-cyano-7-deazaguanine (preQ0) to 7-aminomethyl-7-deazaguanine (preQ1) in queuosine biosynthesis), producing MSSYQDHQALSALTLGKPTAYRDSYDASLLQAVPRSMNREPLGLYPHSLPFHGADIWTLYELSWLNAKGLPQVAVGEISLNAGSINLIESKSFKLYLNSFNQTSFPDREAVRTTLQRDLSACAQGEVSVALFSVDQLEGIPISRLEGECLDQQDISIDNYEFNAGYLQGAAGTRQVEETLVSHLLKSNCLITNQPDWGSVQIRYRGPQINREALLRYLVSFRHHNEFHEQCVERIFNDLLRFCQPEQLSVYARYTRRGGLDINPWRSNVAFEPTSGRLARQ from the coding sequence ATGTCCTCCTATCAAGACCATCAGGCTCTGTCAGCCCTGACGCTGGGCAAACCCACCGCATACCGTGACAGCTATGATGCTTCGCTGTTACAGGCGGTTCCCCGCAGCATGAACCGCGAGCCGTTGGGGCTTTATCCCCATAGCCTGCCGTTCCACGGTGCCGATATCTGGACGTTGTATGAACTTTCCTGGCTAAATGCCAAGGGGCTGCCCCAGGTTGCCGTGGGAGAAATCAGCCTGAATGCTGGCAGCATCAACCTGATCGAATCCAAAAGTTTCAAGCTCTACCTAAACAGCTTTAACCAGACTAGCTTCCCAGACAGGGAAGCCGTGCGCACCACGCTGCAACGCGATCTTTCCGCCTGTGCGCAGGGGGAAGTCAGCGTTGCCCTGTTCAGCGTCGATCAACTGGAAGGGATCCCGATCTCCCGTTTGGAAGGCGAATGCCTCGATCAGCAGGATATCAGCATTGACAACTATGAGTTCAATGCCGGTTATCTGCAAGGTGCCGCTGGAACACGGCAAGTGGAGGAAACGCTGGTCAGCCATCTGCTGAAATCCAACTGTCTGATCACTAACCAGCCAGATTGGGGATCGGTGCAGATACGTTACCGCGGCCCGCAAATCAACCGTGAAGCTCTGCTACGTTACCTGGTTTCATTCCGCCATCACAATGAATTTCATGAACAGTGTGTTGAACGTATCTTCAACGACCTGCTGCGTTTCTGCCAACCGGAACAACTGAGCGTGTATGCTCGTTATACCCGGCGCGGTGGTCTGGATATCAACCCATGGCGCAGCAATGTGGCGTTCGAACCCACGTCTGGCCGCCTGGCCCGCCAATAG
- the syd gene encoding SecY-interacting protein, whose translation MDYDVSHALCEFTQRYIDFWQQQRGHAPASQELYGIASPCIVENRDDAVLWLPQPFMPAATLEKVEKALDLQLQPDIHTFYTQQYAGDMSAQFGEHPLTLLQVWSEDDFIRLQENLIGHLVTQKRLKLSPTLFLATTGSEMAMVSLCNVTGSVLLEQFGSKNRTVLAASLGHFLEALQPTLG comes from the coding sequence ATGGACTATGATGTATCGCACGCACTGTGTGAGTTTACCCAGCGCTATATCGATTTTTGGCAACAACAGCGTGGCCACGCCCCGGCAAGCCAGGAGTTGTACGGTATTGCCTCGCCCTGTATTGTCGAAAATCGCGATGATGCGGTGCTGTGGCTACCACAACCGTTCATGCCCGCGGCAACCCTGGAGAAGGTAGAAAAAGCGTTGGATCTGCAACTGCAGCCGGACATTCATACTTTCTACACTCAACAATATGCCGGGGACATGAGCGCGCAATTTGGTGAGCATCCGCTGACGCTGTTGCAGGTGTGGAGCGAGGATGACTTTATCCGCCTGCAGGAAAACCTGATTGGGCATCTGGTGACGCAAAAACGCCTCAAACTTTCCCCAACGCTGTTCCTGGCGACAACGGGTTCCGAAATGGCGATGGTGTCACTGTGTAATGTGACAGGTAGCGTGTTGCTTGAGCAATTTGGCAGCAAAAATAGGACGGTGTTAGCCGCCTCGCTAGGCCATTTTCTTGAGGCATTGCAGCCAACCCTAGGGTAG
- a CDS encoding MFS transporter — protein MPAISPTKNHATPGKAMLASVTGYAMDGFDLLILGFMLPVITSELGLTSSEAGSLVTWTLIGAVIGGVIFGHLSDRFGRIRVLTITILMFSIFTGLCAVAVGYWDLLAYRTLAGIGLGGEFGIGMALIAEAWPAEKRNRASAYVGMGWQIGVLAAAFLTPLLLPYIGWRGMFLVGLLPALVSFLIRRTMGEPKEFVQQKTSEQHLSFTQRLKLLFKDRATGKASLGIFILCSVQNFGYYGLMIWMPTYLAKNFGFSLTKSGVWTGVTVIGMTFGIWLFGVLADRFPRWIIFVIYQIGAVVMVICYAQLSDPTLMLFAGALMGVFVNGMIGGYGALISDTYPVQARATAQNILFNLGRGVGGLGPLVIGALVTQVSFAAAISLLAGIYLLDIYATLFLLPKKQSTGDTLGAIG, from the coding sequence ATGCCCGCAATCTCACCCACTAAAAATCATGCTACGCCCGGTAAAGCCATGCTGGCTTCGGTTACCGGTTATGCAATGGACGGCTTCGATCTGCTGATACTCGGCTTTATGCTGCCAGTGATCACCTCTGAGCTGGGCCTGACCTCATCGGAAGCCGGTTCTCTGGTGACCTGGACGCTGATCGGCGCAGTGATTGGCGGCGTGATCTTCGGCCATCTCAGTGACCGTTTTGGCCGCATCCGCGTGCTGACCATCACTATTCTTATGTTCTCGATTTTCACCGGCCTGTGTGCCGTTGCCGTCGGCTACTGGGATCTGCTGGCCTATCGCACATTAGCGGGCATCGGGCTCGGGGGCGAGTTCGGTATCGGTATGGCGTTAATCGCTGAAGCCTGGCCTGCGGAGAAACGTAACCGTGCCTCTGCTTATGTCGGCATGGGCTGGCAGATCGGTGTACTGGCCGCCGCCTTCCTGACACCGCTATTGTTACCTTATATCGGCTGGCGAGGCATGTTCCTGGTTGGCTTGCTGCCAGCGCTGGTTTCCTTCCTTATCCGCCGAACCATGGGGGAACCCAAAGAGTTTGTTCAGCAAAAAACGAGTGAGCAACACCTGTCCTTCACTCAACGATTAAAGCTGTTATTTAAAGATCGTGCCACTGGCAAAGCCAGCCTGGGGATCTTTATCCTCTGCTCAGTACAAAATTTTGGCTATTACGGGCTGATGATCTGGATGCCCACCTATCTGGCAAAAAACTTTGGTTTCTCACTGACCAAATCCGGTGTCTGGACTGGCGTCACGGTGATCGGGATGACCTTTGGTATCTGGTTGTTCGGGGTATTGGCCGACCGTTTCCCTCGTTGGATCATCTTTGTGATTTACCAGATTGGCGCGGTGGTCATGGTGATTTGCTATGCACAACTCAGCGATCCAACCCTGATGTTGTTTGCCGGTGCATTAATGGGGGTATTTGTTAATGGCATGATTGGCGGCTACGGCGCATTGATTTCGGACACTTATCCGGTGCAGGCGCGAGCAACGGCGCAAAACATTCTGTTTAATCTGGGACGCGGTGTCGGCGGATTGGGGCCATTGGTGATTGGCGCTCTGGTGACTCAGGTTTCCTTTGCTGCGGCTATCAGCCTGTTAGCCGGTATTTACCTGCTGGATATTTACGCCACGCTATTCCTGTTGCCCAAGAAGCAGAGCACCGGTGATACGCTAGGCGCGATTGGTTAA
- a CDS encoding YqcC family protein, whose product MSIQNQVRQSLQAIEQSMRDLALWQAAPPQPDAFSSIEPFCVDTMLAEEWLQWVLLPRMIALLDANAPLPTRFVITPYFEEALKDRQPNCMPLLVLLQRLDALLNIEP is encoded by the coding sequence ATGAGTATACAAAATCAGGTTCGCCAAAGTTTACAGGCGATTGAACAGTCCATGCGGGATTTGGCGTTGTGGCAGGCCGCGCCGCCGCAACCGGATGCGTTTTCCAGCATCGAACCTTTCTGTGTCGACACTATGCTGGCCGAAGAGTGGTTGCAGTGGGTGCTGTTGCCACGGATGATTGCGTTATTGGATGCGAATGCGCCGTTGCCAACGCGGTTTGTTATCACACCCTATTTTGAAGAGGCGCTGAAAGATAGACAGCCGAACTGCATGCCTTTGCTGGTGTTATTGCAACGGCTGGATGCGCTATTGAATATTGAGCCGTAG